Sequence from the Prunus persica cultivar Lovell chromosome G5, Prunus_persica_NCBIv2, whole genome shotgun sequence genome:
AGCACAAGTTCATTATGATCCAAAGATTGTAAGCTACAATCAGCTATTGGAAACAGTAGAAAACACCGGTTTTGAAGCCACACTTATTAGTCTAGGGGAAGACATAAGCAAGATTGAGCTCAAAGTTGATGGCATAAAGACTGAGCAGAGCATTAGAGCAATAGCAAAATCCCTTGAAGCACTTCCTGGAATTCAAAACATAGAGACATTTCCTGAActcaacaaaatttcaatttcttataaAGCAGATATTGTAGGACCAAGAACTTTCATTGAAGTCATCGAGTCATCAGGCTCGGCGCATTTTAAAGCAATGATATACCCTGAAGAAGGAAGAGACACTCACAGAAAGGAGGAAATCAAGCAGTATTATAAATTCTTTTTGTGGAGCTTGTTTTTTACAATTCCTGTGTTTTTAACCTCCATGGTATTGATGTATGTCCCTGGAGTTAAAAAGGTGCTTGATGTTAAAATTGTGAATAAGTTGAATGTTGGTCAGATTCTAAGGTGGGAGCTGTCCACTCCAGTGCAGTTCATCATAGGCAGGAGGTTCTACATTGGATCCTACAAAGCGTTGCGCCATGGTTCTGCTAATATGGATGTTTTGATCGCCTTGGGAACCAATGCAGCCTACTTCTATTCAGTGTACATAGTTTTAAGAGCTGCAAACTCTAAAGATTTCAAGGGTACAGATTTCTTTGAGACTAGCTCAATGCTTATTACATTTATCTTGCTAGGCAAGTATCTAGAGGTTTTGGCTAAAGGAAAGACATCTGAGGCCATTGCCAAGCTTATGGACTTGGCACCTGAGACAGCAACATTGCTGACTTTGGATGAGGAAGGAAATGTGGTAAATGAACAAGAAATTGATAGTAGGTTGATACAAAAGAATGATGTGATTAAAATCATTCCTGGTGCCAAAGTTGCTTGTGATGGTTCTGTTATGTGGGGGCAGAGTCATGTGAATGAAAGCATGATAACAGGAGAAGCACGGCCGGTGGCGAAAAAGAAGGGTGATGCAGTCATTGGAGGCACTGTTAATGAGAATGGAGTGTTACATGTCAAGGCAACAAGGGTTGGATCAGAGAGTGCTCTTTCGCAGATTGTTCGACTTGTTGAGTCTGCACAAATGGCCAAGGCTCCTGTACAGAAGTTTGCTGATCGCATTTCCAAATACTTTGTGCCAATGGTAACCAATTTGACATGAATGTCAGTCATATCATacttctcaaataatttttaaaagtgtTTTAATTTGCATTATATTTGTGCATGTCTTTGTTAACAAATGGCTTAAGTTTTGCAGGTTATCATACTTTCATTCTCGACTTGGCTTGCCTGGTTTTTGGCAGGGAAGTTCCATAGCTACCCACATTCTTGGATCCCATCTTCGATCGATAGTTTTGAGCTTGCTCTTCAGTTTGGGATCTCGGTCATGGTCATAGCTTGCCCTTGTGCTTTAGGCCTAGCAACTCCTACTGCTGTTATGGTTGGTACCGGAGTTGGTGCATCTCAAGGTATACTGATCAAAGGGGGGCAAGCATTAGAGAGTGCGCATAAGGTTGGCAAGGGATATTCATCTTGCACTTTTCTACTATGGAGAAAAtgcaaatattttttcaattctaaTTAGTTAGTCATTAAATTAGAGAATGCAGCCAGTAAGTCATAAATCTAATTCATTTATCTTTCAAGACTGCACATTAGCCTCTTAGCTTTAGATTCTCATGGATCTGTAATATGAATATTATAGGTGAACTGCATAGTCTTTGACAAGACAGGGACTCTCACAGTTGGGAAGCCAGTGGTTGTTAACACAAAACTCTTGAACAATATGCTACCTCATGAATTCTATGAACTTGTTGTTGCAACTGAGGTAGACATTTCACCATCACTTTTTAATGTTTAAGAAGACCTAAGTTCTGAACAGAAGAAAAGCCTATGCTATTTAAAGTTGCTTTAAGATTTTATGTTCATTCATAGTTAATTTTGTGTAAATATATAAGGTGAACAGTGAGCACCCACTAGCCAAAGCTATTGTTGAGCATGCCAAGAAATTCAGAGGAGGTGAAGAGAATCCATCCTGGCCGGAAGCACGAAACTTTGCATCCATTACTGGCCAAGGAGTAAAGGCAGTTGTTCGGGAGAAGGAAATACTCATAGGGAACAAGAGCTTAATGTTGGATTCTAACATTTCCATAGCAGTGGAGGCTGAAGAAACACTTGCAGAAGCTGAAGCTTTGGCTCAAACTGGGATACTTATAGCTATAGACAGGGAAATGGCAGGAATTGTAGCCATATCTGATCCACTGAAACCCGGTGCTCGGGAAGTGGTTTCCATACTCAAGTCTATGGGAGTTAGAAGTATCATGGTTACAGGTGACAATTGGGGTACAGCGAATTCCATTGCCaaggaaactgaaattgaaactGTGATTGCAGAAGCCAGACCTGAACAAAAAGCTCAGAAAGTGAAGGATTTGCAGGTATGTCATGTATTTTCAGTCTTCGATTATACTACCGCATTTAGTTTTAAAGCTAAATGCAGCAGCTCTTATAATTATATCATTGTTTGAACTGAACtttcaaaacttgattttcttgagaaaaaaaattcttagtcATTCTAATACAATAagcttcatcttttttattcaaagGCTTCAGGCTACATTGTGGCAATGGTAGGAGATGGAATCAACGACTCACCGGCACTTGTGGCAGCAGATGTAGGAATGGCAATTGGTGCTGGCACAGATATTGCTATTGAGGCAGCTGACATTGTGCTTATGAAGAGCAACTTGGAAGATGTGATAACAGCCATTGACCTTTCCCGGAAAACCTTTTCTCGTATTCGGTTGAACTACATATGGGCATTGGGTTACAATGTGCTCGGAATCCCAATAGCGGCAGGCACCCTGTTTCCATCCACCAGGTTTAGATTACCACCATGGATTGCAGGAGCTGCAATGGCAGCCTCCTCTGTTAGTGTTGTTTGCTGCTCTCTGTTGTTGAAGAACTACAAGAGACCCAAGAAGTTGGATGTCCTTGAGATACAAGAAGTACGGATCGAACGATAATAGGGGTTTCAAATCAGTTGTGCATATTCATGGAGTTGGGTTTGTCTAGAAAGTTGGACAAGCTAGTTGATTGATGAAGAAAAGGTGTACATAGAGTGACGATTGTTTACTTCCCATGTATATTATGTTGATCTGAAGATGAATGAAATTTTGCTTGCAGAGAAAGATTCACGAATGCAGGCCTTAATCTTTGATGAACTGTTACTGCATTAACATCAACTCATACATAACATACCCTATAGTGAGGAAGATGCTACTTTTGCCACATCAATTGCTAGCCAGAGaggggaagaggaagagagtgGTGCAGCTCAACATCTGCTCGAGTAGAAATTTAAGAAAGTAACATGTCCCATGTATTGACTAGATAGTGAAGTAAAACATTGTAAAtgtcaaatataaattgacaTTTCCAGTTGCAGCCAGGCTCAATGTTCCACATGAAAAGTCAATTATTCTCACagcattttttaaaatcacataTATGGATTCTCACATCACATCTTTGAAGGCAATTTCGACCTATCGCTGGAATCAGTCTTATTGCTTGCCCTCTTCAACCGCTGCTCCTGGAATCTTGTTTTGGCTCTGAAGAGGACATCATGTACTTCGTAGAAGTGAGGTCTTGTTgcatttttagtattttcaaTCCACTGTAGAACTTTCGTGTGCGGATCAAGTATACGACTGCGATCCTTCTCCTCCAAAAGCTAAACACAATAAGTTATATTATGAGATTACATGTTGTCTTCCACAAATaaaggtttttattttctaatttacaATCTTTTATTACAACAAAAGACTGGAGCAAGAGATCACATACCACAAGCAATGTAAAACTCCAGAAGAAAATTATAGAGGGATTTATCCAGGGAAACATATAGTTTCTAGCTGATCTAACATACAATCACAAGATGAATAAATGGAGTGGTGTTTTTTCAAACTTGTAAAGTTGAATGTTTCCCCATGAAATTTATGAAGTTGGTATGGCACTGATTATCTTATTTCGGATAACCAGTTTACCTAAGTTAAATCACATTCTTCCTGTGATGTCAGAAAACATCAAGCACTAagataaaaactgaaatagacaacagTATAGTTAGCACACTTAGAATACATCAAGACGCACTATAACCACTCCACAAATACTTAACCCACCAAGAGACGTGTTTACCACTCTTCAAATAAACCATCATGAAAAgaaacctaaaaaaaaaacagaaggaaaGAAATGACATCGAGGAAAAGTTTTCAATTTGCCAAACCTTAACCTGCTGGTCTATCCAAGAATAGAGCTTCatatctctttttattttgtcgtAAATAGAGCTTCATATCTCAACATGTCATCTTTTACTTATTCCATGAGTAGAGTTTTGTTTACTTGACAAGTTGAAGAAAGTCCTCTCCGACCCCCACCCctccaatttttttgaatgaaaCTGATAACCCATAGAAAAGTAACATTATTAAACATTGAATGACACATCTCTATACCTCAAGTTGCATGATTTCACAAACCAAGCTGAGATCTGCTATGGATGGTCGGAAGCCACCCAGCAaaaattttccatttcccTTGAGCCAAATGGATTCTATTGTTGACAAAGAGGACGATAAAAGTGTCTCAGCTTCAGCAGCTGCTTGTGGATTTGATGGAAGTCCAAACACAGGTGCTAGTACAGTATGAAGAACAAATGTCGCTGAAACAGAAGCatcaaaaaagaataaataaggGAAGAGAAAAACACATGAAGTACTTTACAGTTCCAATGTGTCTCTTGCGATAAGAGTGACATCACAACAAAGAATAACCAGAAATCATATTGTGTCAAAGGTATAATGCTCACTACAGCAAACAGATGTATGCatataaaaattcaatagCCATTGCAATAATGGAATATGAAGCAGTGTGACCCCATATCTATGGCTGCAACAGAAAGGATGCATGTGATATAATACAAAAGGATTTAATAACTACAAATTATGTTTAATGAGATTTGAATTGGCAGAAGGCATATGCACctgcaaattgaaaaatacaGACTAAACTGGGTAACTTAATGAGGTATAGGTACTCACTGCTACACAAGTAACCAGTAACCAAAGGCAGATATTACGAGACTAATTTTTCCCACTTATTGTGCAGATCCATTAAAAAATGAGAACTGAATGCCACTGACAGTGACTAGAGAATTGAGCCATTTCTTCCCTTCTGGGGCCTGAATCTAGCCAGTTATTTATCACTAGTCATTCCTACAAActtcttttgaatttattgTACATAGGTTCTTCAAGGTATAATTTGTCTAGAAAGTATTTTATGAAATCATAAATAAGATTTATTCCAGCTCAATGCAAGGAAGAACAAAAGCATGACCAAATGCAACCTAAGACTAAAACATTTGGAGCATAATTTGGGAGACAAGTATTGAGACCTGAGCCACGGCGTAAGTTAGAGTGATGCCAATCCAACACTGAGTTGATTTTAGCTCTCGCAAAAAGATCAGAAGGATACCTGAAcgcatgaaaagaaaaacttagttTTAAAATTGAAGATAAAAAATGAGAAGCTATTTGAGAATattaacaatttaaaattgaaGCTGCATTAAAGCAGATACCATGATAACCAAATTTACatggaaaataatatataatatgtgtaTGTAGGTCCTTATTATCATGACCAACAAAGTTTTGGGCACACACGTCTTAGTTGATGACGTTGCTGTTTTCCTTCTCATGTAGTCCATTAACTTCATCTGTTCTTCTAACATATCAAGTAACTGAAGAAATCATATTGCCAAGCTTGCATTGCTTACTTTTGTGGAAATAGTTACAAGTCTGTTCTACATAGAAGAAAGAATAaccaaaaatttgaattttttcatttgtaaTTCCTTTTCTTTGGATATTCAGAGATAATCTGAATGTTCAGTCATGAGGCCAACTTGTTTGTTCAAACTACCCAACCAAACCCATGTCATTGTTTGTTCAAGTTGGGTATTCAATACAATCCCTAAGCCTTTATGTCAAAAGAAATAACTGCGCAAAGAAGCAACAGGACTTACCAAGAATCTGCTACTCCAGGAAATGCACAAGCAAGATAGGTAAGAATTGCATGACTGCcgaaagaaattaattaattaattacttaattaattaaatagaaaaaactTATGATAGTTATTAGAGTATCGAAACACAGATATAACTAAATTACCTTTCAAACAGATTAAATCTCCCATCAGAAATAGCAGGAACTTGTCCCATAGGGTTTATTTCTACAAGTCatatccaaaaacaaaaaaccaacagTCATTGAGGAGATATCATCCCGCTCATCCAACATAAATgccttctctgttttttatttatttttcttttcagtttcAGTAGAGTAGATGACTAGATACTTTACCACTATGCTAGGACACCAGTcatcataaaaaatttactACATATTGTTTCTAAACTCACTAATTAAACCCGATTAATTAACGACTCTTcttatgtgattttttttatagggttCTTCTGAAGTGATTCAATTGTGCTGATTAGCAAATCATGTATTTCCTACAACTCActtgtttttccctttttcatcAAAGTGGCAATGGGAAACTACAAAGTAGCCTTCCCATGCCTTATACCCTCTTGCATGGTTATCATCCAATATGAATAATTCAGTTCCACACAATTGAGTCTCAGAATTTGCAACTATCCACCAACATGTGACATAACCCAATTACCCAAATATGTTTTCTAACCAATTTATTATTAGTAAATGAACTTTGGAAAAACTAACCACCAATTATTAAACCCAATTCAATAGaaactacataaaaaaaaaaggcatacTTTTGAATTCAGGAGATTTGTGTTGACGTTTGGCTATGTCTATTTTCACCTCCTCGAACTCTATTCCATTTGCCCTGTTATAAaaacaagcaaacaaaaaaaaaacagacatTTCAACAAACTAGATGAGAAAAAGACACAACTTTACAACAACCCAGTTTCAAATTACAGAAAAAAACTGACAAATTCATCAATATAATTACCAAACAAACAATTAGACAGTGAATTTTgacaaagaagagagaaaggaaaTTACTTGAGGAAGATTAAAATTGCACGTGACGGTTGTGACATTCGATCAACGTATACTTTCAGCTTCATTCTGTACTTTCTGTGCTGATTCTGGGTGAaattctatatctctctcctttctcttcttcactCTTGCTGGTAAATATGGTGATGCTATCAGTATCAGTGACCGTGTAGCTTCTGACGTTTTGTGTCTGAGCTTATCTGGTTCTTCGTTCCAGAAAGTAAAAGAGCTCATCtggtttttctatttatagtTTGGGTTTCGGGTATTTCGGATTAAGTCCGGCTAAAATGGGCCGGGACGGGCCCCTTTTGTGGTGGGCAGGATTAGAGAAGCCCAAGTTGACCCCACATACGCTGGTCCTCAAAACGACACCGTGCCAGATTCAAGAACATGAGCCTCGATGTGCGAAGAACTGACAGTATGGGCAGTTGACACGTGGACAGATCGAGataattcatttttatttaaattttttcatttgatttaatttatttaattttctcagCAGTGtgtgaaataaatttaaatgtaatttaaaatgatggagcatggtggtggtggtgaggtAGTGGTTGTGGAATATTAAGTGGTATGCGCAGTCTTCACGCCACGCAGAGAGAGGACATATTCAATGCATGGAAGTCAGAGCTTTTACTAACTTAGCTGCTGGACTGACGCTCGTAGTGATTTTCTCTTTAGCTAAGTAATCGTTACACTGTCGGGTGGTGTTACAATTaattcattttattataaCAAGTAAATTAGTTAATGACATTATTCGACAAATAAACGTTCACATTTGAGTATTTTCCAAAGCTTAGGGTAATATATGAAGAATGAGAAACAAATACATTAGCTAATAAATGTTGAGAGTAATGGAAGGAGgagttttaatttcaatttagtaGAGATAAGcaattgcttgtttaattgcttGAGTGTAAGATGAATGGGCATTATGCGAATGAGAAAAGTAACCGTTTCGTAGCCAACACCAATGTGCTCACGTCAAGAAAATGAGATGGGTCGCATCTTATGCATTCCCtttagaaaaaagagaaaaccaaaCTGAGCAAACCGAGAGAGTGATAAAAATAAGGACAAGGGAGAAGTGATATTtcagaaaagagagagaaactgaaaAAGTGAAAGCCAAGGAGCAACCATAGCTTCTTATCTCGCCACCATAAACACTGTTAAGCAATGCCACTTTGCttttaactctctctctctctctctctctctctctctctctctccccccacAAGTCTCAAGTCTCTCAAACCATAAACTCAACAACCCAATTCTTTAGCTGCATTGTCATCCTCTTCCTTGTTCTGTCAGTCCTCTACCACCACACAGCTTGTAAATGGCCAAAATCTGAAGCTGCAGCTTTTAGCTTCAAAGGAGGTAATTATATGTAAGCATTTTAGATTGGCAAGCTACTAGCTTTGTTAAATTCTGCCTTTTGCTCTTCTGCAGCTCTCTGcttgcctcttcttctttgttatgAATTTTTCATTTGGTCTGTCAAAGTTTCATAAACTTTAATTGCCCATGAGAACTTCACAGACGAAAATTTTGTTACTCGTAAGTTGTATGTATGCATGAAAAA
This genomic interval carries:
- the LOC18777714 gene encoding probable copper-transporting ATPase HMA5 isoform X1, with the translated sequence MAAAGKFAAIGCFCNDRWGDMSPQPHYPSMPKYPKGTSPEAATNVKGSEVKALFSVAGMTCSACAGSIEKAVKRLPGIREAAVDVLNNTAHVLYYPSFVTEEKICETIEDVGFEAKLIKEETSDKSRQVCRISISGMTCTSCSSTIESALQAIHGVQRAQVALATEEAQVHYDPKIVSYNQLLETVENTGFEATLISLGEDISKIELKVDGIKTEQSIRAIAKSLEALPGIQNIETFPELNKISISYKADIVGPRTFIEVIESSGSAHFKAMIYPEEGRDTHRKEEIKQYYKFFLWSLFFTIPVFLTSMVLMYVPGVKKVLDVKIVNKLNVGQILRWELSTPVQFIIGRRFYIGSYKALRHGSANMDVLIALGTNAAYFYSVYIVLRAANSKDFKGTDFFETSSMLITFILLGKYLEVLAKGKTSEAIAKLMDLAPETATLLTLDEEGNVVNEQEIDSRLIQKNDVIKIIPGAKVACDGSVMWGQSHVNESMITGEARPVAKKKGDAVIGGTVNENGVLHVKATRVGSESALSQIVRLVESAQMAKAPVQKFADRISKYFVPMVIILSFSTWLAWFLAGKFHSYPHSWIPSSIDSFELALQFGISVMVIACPCALGLATPTAVMVGTGVGASQGILIKGGQALESAHKVNCIVFDKTGTLTVGKPVVVNTKLLNNMLPHEFYELVVATEVNSEHPLAKAIVEHAKKFRGGEENPSWPEARNFASITGQGVKAVVREKEILIGNKSLMLDSNISIAVEAEETLAEAEALAQTGILIAIDREMAGIVAISDPLKPGAREVVSILKSMGVRSIMVTGDNWGTANSIAKETEIETVIAEARPEQKAQKVKDLQASGYIVAMVGDGINDSPALVAADVGMAIGAGTDIAIEAADIVLMKSNLEDVITAIDLSRKTFSRIRLNYIWALGYNVLGIPIAAGTLFPSTRFRLPPWIAGAAMAASSVSVVCCSLLLKNYKRPKKLDVLEIQEVRIER
- the LOC18777216 gene encoding glutathione S-transferase T1, encoding MKLKVYVDRMSQPSRAILIFLKANGIEFEEVKIDIAKRQHKSPEFKKINPMGQVPAISDGRFNLFESHAILTYLACAFPGVADSWYPSDLFARAKINSVLDWHHSNLRRGSATFVLHTVLAPVFGLPSNPQAAAEAETLLSSSLSTIESIWLKGNGKFLLGGFRPSIADLSLVCEIMQLELLEEKDRSRILDPHTKVLQWIENTKNATRPHFYEVHDVLFRAKTRFQEQRLKRASNKTDSSDRSKLPSKM
- the LOC18777714 gene encoding probable copper-transporting ATPase HMA5 isoform X2 encodes the protein MAAAGKFAAIGCFCNDRWGDMSPQPHYPSMPKYPKGTSPEAATNVKGSEVKALFSVAGMTCSACAGSIEKAVKRLPGIREAAVDVLNNTAHVLYYPSFVTEEKICETIEDVGFEAKLIKEETSDKSRQVCRISISGMTCTSCSSTIESALQAIHGVQRAQVALATEEAQVHYDPKIVSYNQLLETVENTGFEATLISLGEDISKIELKVDGIKTEQSIRAIAKSLEALPGIQNIETFPELNKISISYKADIVGPRTFIEVIESSGSAHFKAMIYPEEGRDTHRKEEIKQYYKFFLWSLFFTIPVFLTSMVLMYVPGVKKVLDVKIVNKLNVGQILRWELSTPVQFIIGRRFYIGSYKALRHGSANMDVLIALGTNAAYFYSVYIVLRAANSKDFKGTDFFETSSMLITFILLGKYLEVLAKGKTSEAIAKLMDLAPETATLLTLDEEGNVVNEQEIDSRLIQKNDVIKIIPGAKVACDGSVMWGQSHVNESMITGEARPVAKKKGDAVIGGTVNENGVLHVKATRVGSESALSQIVRLVESAQMAKAPVQKFADRISKYFVPMVIILSFSTWLAWFLAGKFHSYPHSWIPSSIDSFELALQFGISVMVIACPCALGLATPTAVMVGTGVGASQGILIKGGQALESAHKVNCIVFDKTGTLTVGKPVVVNTKLLNNMLPHEFYELVVATEVNSEHPLAKAIVEHAKKFRGGEENPSWPEARNFASITGQGVKAVVREKEILIGNKSLMLDSNISIAVEAEETLAEAEALAQTGILIAIDREMAGIVAISDPLKPGAREVVSILKSMGVRSIMVTGDNWGTANSIAKETEIETVIAEARPEQKAQKVKDLQATLWQW